One Brevibacillus choshinensis genomic window carries:
- the spoIIIAF gene encoding stage III sporulation protein AF, with the protein MTWLTLWLKKIILLVLLAAFLDLILPNTTLQRYVKMVMGLILLLTIISPVFSLFSLSQDELALRLDRYQQELNKPAAVEWKRVTDKLLGQQDEQVTDYVQSQIETAVKARVKEEYGLDVQRVVIKVNNQDPSQPSIERIELTLGETGQETTHAVAPIQPIAPVSIQIGESPNVTDSRIDIEAASRTQNPTYVKIADDIAKQWGLASDQVVVKDESRQRERQ; encoded by the coding sequence ATGACCTGGCTTACGCTCTGGCTGAAAAAAATCATCTTGCTCGTGCTCTTGGCCGCTTTTCTCGATCTGATTTTGCCAAATACGACCTTGCAGCGTTACGTCAAGATGGTCATGGGACTCATCCTCCTGCTGACGATCATCTCCCCGGTGTTTTCGTTGTTCAGCCTGTCGCAGGATGAGCTGGCGCTGAGGCTGGATCGGTATCAGCAAGAGCTGAACAAACCGGCGGCAGTGGAATGGAAGCGCGTCACCGACAAGCTGCTCGGCCAGCAGGACGAACAGGTGACAGACTATGTGCAGTCCCAAATCGAGACGGCTGTGAAAGCGCGAGTGAAAGAGGAGTACGGCTTGGATGTGCAGCGTGTGGTGATCAAGGTGAACAACCAGGATCCGAGCCAGCCTTCGATCGAGAGAATAGAGCTTACGCTGGGAGAAACGGGGCAGGAGACAACGCATGCTGTCGCTCCCATCCAGCCGATTGCTCCGGTCTCGATCCAGATAGGGGAGTCGCCAAATGTGACGGATTCCCGAATCGACATCGAAGCAGCTTCGCGGACTCAGAATCCGACGTACGTGAAGATTGCTGACGATATAGCCAAACAATGGGGACTTGCGAGCGATCAGGTGGTCGTGAAGGACGAGTCCAGACAAAGAGAAAGACAGTAA